The following proteins are encoded in a genomic region of Cricetulus griseus strain 17A/GY chromosome 7, alternate assembly CriGri-PICRH-1.0, whole genome shotgun sequence:
- the Nptx1 gene encoding neuronal pentraxin-1 isoform X2 — translation MLAGRAVRTCALLALCLLGSRAQDFGPTRFICTSVPVDADMCAASVAAGGAEELRSSVLQLRETVLQQKETILSQKETIRELTTKLGRCESQSTLDAGPGEARSGGGRKQPGSGKNTMGDLSRTPAAETLSQLGQTLQSLKTRLENLEQYSRLNSSSQTNSLKDLLQSKIDDLERQVLSRVNTLEEGKGGPKNDTEERVKIESALTSLHQRISELEKGQKDNRPGDKFQLTFPLRTNYMYAKVKKSLPEMYAFTVCMWLKSSAAPGVGTPFSYAVPGQANELVLIEWGNNPMEILINDKVAKLPFVINDGKWHHICVTWTTRDGVWEAYQDGTQGGNGENLAPYHPIKPQGVLVLGQEQDTLGGGFDATQAFVGELAHFNIWDRKLTPGEVYNLATCSNKALSGNVIAWAESQIEIFGGATKWTFEACRQIN, via the exons ATGCTGGCCGGCCGCGCCGTGCGCACCTGTGCGCTGCTCgccctctgcctcctgggcaGTCGGGCCCAGGATTTCGGGCCGACCCGCTTCATCTGCACTTCGGTGCCGGTGGACGCCGACATGTGTGCCGCGTCCGTGGCCGCGGGCGGCGCGGAGGAGCTTCGGAGCAGCGTGCTGCAGCTCCGCGAGACCGTGCTGCAGCAGAAGGAGACCATCCTCAGCCAGAAGGAGACCATCAGGGAGCTGACCACCAAGCTTGGCCGCTGCGAGAGCCAGAGCACCCTGGACGCGGGTCCCGGCGAAGCCAGGTCGGGCGGCGGCCGCAAGCAGCCTGGCTCCGGCAAGAACACGATGGGCGACCTGTCCCGGACGCCGGCCGCGGAGACGCTCAGCCAACTCGGGCAAACTTTGCAATCTCTTAAAACCCGACTGGAGAACCTCGAG CAGTACAGCCGCCTCAATTCTTCCAGCCAGACCAACAGCCTCAAGGATCTGCTGCAGAGCAAGATTGATGACCTGGAGCGGCAGGTGCTGTCTCGGGTGAACACTCTGGAGGAGGGCAAAGGGGGCCCCAAGAACGACACGGAGGAGAGGGTCAAGATCGAGAGCGCCTTGACCTCCCTGCATCAGCGGATCAGCGAGCTGGAGAAAG GTCAGAAAGACAACCGTCCAGGAGACAAGTTTCAGCTGACATTCCCACTGCGGACCAACTACATGTATGCCAAGGTGAAGAAGAGCCTGCCAGAGATGTACGCCTTCACCGTGTGCATGTGGCTCAAGTCCAGTGCGGCGCCCGGAGTGGGCACGCCCTTCTCTTACGCTGTGCCTGGGCAGGCCAATGAGCTGGTCCTCATCGAGTGGGGCAACAACCCCATGGAGATTCTCATTAATGACAAG GTGGCCAAGCTGCCCTTTGTGATCAACGATGGCAAATGGCACCACATCTGCGTCACCTGGACCACCCGGGATGGAGTCTGGGAGGCCTATCAGGATGGTACCCAGGGTGGCAATGGAGAGAACCTGGCTCCCTATCATCCCATCAAACCACAGGGTGTGCTGGTGTTGGGCCAGGAGCAG GACACTCTAGGTGGAGGGTTTGATGCCACCCAAGCCTTTGTGGGTGAGCTGGCCCACTTCAACATCTGGGACCGCAAGCTGACCCCCGGGGAGGTATACAACCTGGCCACCTGCAGCAACAAGGCCCTCTCTGGCAATGTCATCGCCTGGGCCGAGTCCCAGATCGAGATCTTTGGTGGAGCCACCAAGTGGACATTCGAGGCTTGTCGCCAGATCAACTGA